ACTAAAAGAGTAGCCACACCAAAGAAGATGAGCATATCAGCTACGTTAAAAACAGGGTAGGAATAGTTCCAAAAAACAAAATGAAACATATCAACAACAGCGCCGTATACAAAGTAATCCACAATATTTGCAGCGGCACCCACAAGGATCATAAGAAAGGGAATTGTTCGCCTGCGCAGCTTATTTACAAAAAAGGTATAGATGGCAAGCACCAAGATAATCCCTATACGAACGCTCAAAAGGATCATAGGATAGGAAGAAAAAATCCCCCAGGCTCCCCCTTTATTACTCACAAGGTTGATGCAAAAATCAATCCCCAAAAAATCTTTAAACACCCCAATTCCACCGTAAGGATAAAAGGGAGACGCGTGCTGCATCCCGATAAGGTGATGTTGCACCCAATATTTTGTGGACACATCAAGCGCAAAAAGACAGAGAGCTAGCAGTGTTAAAATCCAAACTCTCCCCTTTCTCATCGTGCTATAAAAGCCCTTTTTCAAATTTTTCTTGCGCAGCCACAGTCATCGTTGCGTAAGGAACCGCTTCAAGGCGCTTTACCGGAATGTCATCTCCAGAAAGATCGCAAACACCATAGCTGCCCTCTTCAATTTTTTCTAAAGCACGATCAATTTGACGAATCATTCCTTGCTCTTTAGATGAAACTTCAATGCTAATCCTTTGGCCAAAATCATCGGTTCCTTCATCAGCTTGATGTTGAGAATATCCTTTCGAATCATCAGGAGTTTTCACGTCATCGGAAACAGCTTTCAAGGAAGACCCTAATTGCTTTTTCATTTCCAAAAGGCGCTTTTTGAATGTTTCTATTTCGTTTTTCTTAAGGGACATTTTACGACCTCACTTTTTTACTTCTTCTGGAGCAATTGTATAAATTGCATCCATAATTTCATCTACATCTTTAAACCGGCGATAGACACAGGCGAAGCGAATGTATGCCACAGTATCTAGCGCGTGCAGTTTCTCCATCACCAACTCTCCAAGCTTTGTCGCACTGATTTCCCTCACTTGCTTTTCTACAAGCTCGTTGGCAATCTGAGACGCTAAATCCCGGACTTGATCATGGCTAATTCTGGTATGGCGGGAGGCACTGTCAAGCCCTTTAACCAATTTTTGTAAGCTGAAGTCTTCGTAACTTCCATCTCGCTTGCGCACTTGAAGAGAAATATCAACCGTCTCAAATGTGGTAAAACGTTTGTTGCACTGTAAACACTCACGCCGCCGCCGAATGGCATTGGTTTCGCTCGCATTCCTAGAATCGGTCACCTTTGACTCATCATGTCCACAAAAAGGGCACTTCATAACCTTTCCACCAAATTATGCGCTTTATACAAATCCCACAATTTCTGGCATACAAAAAAATTCGGAGGAGGTGGGATTCGAACCCACGATACGCTTATCACGTATACACGCTTTCCAAGCGTGCTCCTTCGGCCGCTCGGACACTCCTCCATAGGGGGCCAAAAATCCAGCTCCACTTTCTATGATTTTTTCTGTGGATTGGTATAAATAGAGGCATGTTAACCTTCCTAGAATTAATTTACAATCAGAATTCAGTCCTCGACAGAAGAAATGTTTTAGAGTAAGATGCTGGCAAAAGCCTCTGTGGTTACCAAAATAGGTTAGTTATGATAAAAAAGTTTCTCTCGATTTTTCTTTTGATCGTTTTTTTAGCTTCATGCCAAAAGAATAGCCCTCACACCTCAGGGAAACCTTTTGTTGTCACAAGCATCCCTCCTTATGTTTCACTCGTTCAAGCCATTGTTGGTGACACAATGACTGTTGCCTCAGCGCTTGGAGAAAACTTCTGTCCCCACGCAACTGAGATCACTCCTAATCAAATGAAAAAAGTGCAAAATGCCAACCTTTTTATTGGAGTGGGGGAAGCCTATGAGAGCAAACTTATAAGAGCTATGAATCAAGGAGACAAAAAAACACCTGTCCTAGAACTTGATAAAAAAATTTCTTTACTTTCCTTTTCTCAAGACACAAATGTTGTCAATGCCTGTCACGACGTCAACCTTCACTTGAAGGATTCTAGGGATCTTCATATTTGGCTTGGGCCGCAGGCTCTCATTCCTCAAGTCAGCTCCATGGTTGAAGCTCTTTCTAAGCTTAACCCTGATAGTGCCAGCCAATACAACGAAAATGGAAATGTGTTAATCAAAAAAATCAAGGAAATTGATCAAAACCTACAAGAAGAGCTCCGCCCCTTCCAGAAAAAGGCAATCATCGTCTCACACCCCGCCCTAGGCTACTTCTGTCATGAATACAACTTAACGCAAATCACCGTTGAATGCGAAGGGAAAGAACCTTTAGCAAGAGACGCTACTAATATCCTCCGCCTCGCAAAAAATTCCGATGTTATTTGTGCTTTCACCGCCCCCCAATTTAACAACAAAGGGACAGAACTTATTGCACAAAAATTGAATATAAGAATCGAGAGCTTCAATCCTTTAGCTCTGGATCCCCTTGAAACCATTCAACAGATCGCAAACGCCATAACA
The window above is part of the Candidatus Neptunochlamydia sp. REUL1 genome. Proteins encoded here:
- a CDS encoding metal ABC transporter substrate-binding protein, which gives rise to MIKKFLSIFLLIVFLASCQKNSPHTSGKPFVVTSIPPYVSLVQAIVGDTMTVASALGENFCPHATEITPNQMKKVQNANLFIGVGEAYESKLIRAMNQGDKKTPVLELDKKISLLSFSQDTNVVNACHDVNLHLKDSRDLHIWLGPQALIPQVSSMVEALSKLNPDSASQYNENGNVLIKKIKEIDQNLQEELRPFQKKAIIVSHPALGYFCHEYNLTQITVECEGKEPLARDATNILRLAKNSDVICAFTAPQFNNKGTELIAQKLNIRIESFNPLALDPLETIQQIANAITK
- the nrdR gene encoding transcriptional regulator NrdR, whose translation is MKCPFCGHDESKVTDSRNASETNAIRRRRECLQCNKRFTTFETVDISLQVRKRDGSYEDFSLQKLVKGLDSASRHTRISHDQVRDLASQIANELVEKQVREISATKLGELVMEKLHALDTVAYIRFACVYRRFKDVDEIMDAIYTIAPEEVKK
- a CDS encoding TraR/DksA family transcriptional regulator, translated to MSLKKNEIETFKKRLLEMKKQLGSSLKAVSDDVKTPDDSKGYSQHQADEGTDDFGQRISIEVSSKEQGMIRQIDRALEKIEEGSYGVCDLSGDDIPVKRLEAVPYATMTVAAQEKFEKGLL
- the lspA gene encoding signal peptidase II, giving the protein MRKGRVWILTLLALCLFALDVSTKYWVQHHLIGMQHASPFYPYGGIGVFKDFLGIDFCINLVSNKGGAWGIFSSYPMILLSVRIGIILVLAIYTFFVNKLRRRTIPFLMILVGAAANIVDYFVYGAVVDMFHFVFWNYSYPVFNVADMLIFFGVATLLVQTLIEKVKRDPNHAAQPSKS